The following proteins are co-located in the Vigna unguiculata cultivar IT97K-499-35 chromosome 9, ASM411807v1, whole genome shotgun sequence genome:
- the LOC114164013 gene encoding protein WVD2-like 5, which yields MMDPSNLLPANGLEEVYQNGINGKLSNSGMDGIASNDPAVTKITQTEASNGISENFIQYDSIATDYSSKEEIKEGSIDYLGVNNVTISKEEEAEIVEQTEQSKAGKGPVKNKNAKSPSPRGVHGSSIKKNKDGKGEEVASTVSNGTFSSDSIPRQHIKNRSLVDKQARLSKHAGKSSVAPSEASMEKNRPRLSKKGAPDNLNLQGEAESSSPTAEDGKLRRVGMLPNYGFSFKCDERAERRREFYTKLEEKIHAKEVEESNLQAKTKETQEAEIKMLRKSLGFKATPMPSFYQEPPPPRVEFKKMPTTRAKSPKLGRKKNSAVSETEGNTSNSVRQSRLSLDEKVSQTNVTKGVTLVHQKKPQRKSLPPRLTSEKTSSSNRTPSKAVNDDKTSLSNVTTEVTILSISTGEEKVEVVAATEDSNVLLDETNKTLPLIVEPSEANSPAKNGDLAIEEKPQQLTLSQEPIVAEL from the exons ATGATGGATCCAAGCAACCTTTTACCAGCCAATGGACTTGAAGAGGTCTACCAAAATGGTATAAATGGCAAATTATCTAACTCTGGAATGGATGGTATTGCCTCTAATGACCCTGCTGTCACTAAAATTACACAAACTGAAGCTTCAAATGGAATTTCTGAAAATTTCATCCAGTATGATAGCATTGCAACTGATTACTCATCCAAGGAAGAAATCAAGGAAGGATCAATTGACTACTTAGGTGTGAACAATGTCACCATTTCTAAG GAAGAAGAAGCAGAAATCGTAGAACAGACAGAGCAATCAAAAGCAGGAAAAGGTCCTGTCAAGAATAAGAATGCAAAGTCACCAAGCCCCAGAGGTGTTCATGGAAGTTCaattaaaaagaacaaagatggAAAAGGTGAAGAGGTAGCATCTACTGTTTCCAACGGTACTTTTTCTTCAGACTCTATCCCAAGACAGCATATTAAAAATAGATCATTGGTTGACAAGCAGGCTCGACTGTCGAAG CATGCTGGAAAGTCTAGCGTGGCACCTTCTGAGGCATCAAT GGAGAAGAACAGACCACGATTATCAAAGAAAGGGGCCCCTGATAATCTTAATCTTCAAGGAGAAGCAGAATCTTCTTC TCCTACTGCAGAAGATGGCAAACTTCGCAGGGTAGGGATGCTCCCAAATTATGGATTCAGTTTCAAGTGTGATGAACGAGCTGAGAGAAGAAGAGAG TTCTACACTAAGCTTGAGGAAAAGATTCATGCAAAGGAAGTGGAGGAGAGTAACCTCCAAGCGAAAACCAAG GAGACCCAAGAAGCTGAGATTAAGATGCTTAGAAAAAGTCTAGGATTTAAAGCAACTCCAATGCCAAGTTTCTACCAGGAGCCTCCTCCTCCTAGGGTGGAATTTAAAAAG ATGCCCACTACAAGAGCTAAATCTCCCAAACTTGGTCGTAAGAAGAATTCAGCGGTTTCTGAGACAGAAGGAAACACTAGCAATAGTGTTCGACAAAGTCGATTAAGTCTGGATGAGAAAGTGTCTCAGACTAACGTCACTAAAGGAGTTACTCTTGTTCATCAAAAGAAGCCACAACGAAAGTCTCTTCCTCCTAGGCTGACTTCTGAAAAGACCAGTTCATCCAATCGGACCCCATCTAAAGCAGTGAATGATGACAAAACCTCCTTATCAAATGTAACAACTGAAGTTACCATCTTATCCATTTCAACTGGGGAAGAGAAAGTTGAAGTAGTCGCAGCCACTGAAGACAGCAATGTCTTATTGGATGAGACAAATAAAACTCTGCCTCTGATTGTAGAGCCAAGTGAAGCTAATTCACCCGCTAAGAATGGTGATTTAGCCATTGAAGAGAAACCGCAACAACTCACCTTGTCACAAGAACCCATAGTGGCAGAGCTCTGA
- the LOC114162394 gene encoding EIN3-binding F-box protein 1-like, producing MSQVFSFSGNDDFYPGGRIYPNPKEPCLFLSLGRSVDYFPLQKRSRVSVPFDINREWFDEPKQKTSIESLPDECLFEILRRLPVGQDRSVCASVSKRWLMLLSSICENEICSNGSTQDDNVVVDDAEGLSNEGYLSRSLEGKKATDVRLAAIAVGTASRGGLGKLTIRGSNSDRGVTNVGLKAIAHGCPSLKVFSVFDVATIDDEGLIEIASGCHKLEKLDLCKCPNISDKTLIAISKKCPNLAELSIESCPNIGNEGLQAIGKLCPNLRSVSIKGCSGVGDQGVCGLMSSASYVLSKVKLESLMVSDLSLATIGHYGFQVTDLVLSGLPNVSEKGFWVMGNGRGLQKLNSITIECCQGLTDTAIEAVGKGCPNVKNFQLRKCAYLSDKGLVSFTRAALSIESLKLQECHRITQIGLFGVFFHCAAKLKVLTLISCYGIKDLDLDLPAISPSESFWSLTIRDCPGFGDANLALLGKLCPRLKHVELSGLQRVTDVGFLPLLECSETGLTTVNLSGCLNVTDRVVLSVVNSYGWTLQVLCLDGCTRVTDASMMAIAGNCPMLSDLDVSKSAITDTGIAALARGNQISLEILSFSGCVSVSDKSIPAFKKLGQSLAGLNIKRCSAISNRGVSKLQEHLWTCDILY from the exons ATGTCTCAAGTCTTCAGCTTTTCAG gaAATGATGATTTTTACCCTGGGGGTCGTATATATCCTAACCCCAAGGAACCATGTCTCTTCTTGTCTCTTGGCCGTTCTGTTGATTACTTTCCTCTTCAGAAGAGATCTCGCGTCAGTGTTCCGTTTGATATCAATCGAGAATGGTTTGATGAGCCGAAGCAGAAGACATCTATTGAATCTCTGCCAGATGAATGCCTCTTCGAGATCCTTAGAAGATTGCCTGTTGGCCAAGATAGGAGCGTCTGTGCTTCTGTATCCAAGCGCTGGCTTATGCTTCTAAGCAGTATTTGTGAGAATGAAATCTGCAGCAATGGAAGTACTCAAGATGATAATGTGGTTGTTGATGATGCTGAGGGACTTAGCAACGAAGGATATCTATCCCGAAGCTTGGAGGGAAAGAAGGCAACAGATGTAAGGCTTGCTGCCATTGCTGTTGGAACCGCCTCTCGAGGAGGACTGGGGAAGCTTACAATTCGCGGAAGCAATTCAGACCGTGGGGTGACTAATGTGGGTCTCAAGGCCATTGCTCATGGATGCCCTTCTCTGAAGGTTTTCTCTGTGTTTGATGTTGCTACTATTGATGATGAAGGCCTAATTGAGATTGCCAGCGGGTGTCATAAGTTGGAGAAACTCGACCTTTGCAAGTGTCCCAATATTTCTGACAAGACTTTGATCGCAATCTCAAAGAAGTGTCCAAATCTGGCTGAGTTATCAATTGAGTCATGTCCCAACATTGGCAACGAAGGTCTACAAGCTATTGGGAAGTTGTGTCCCAATCTAAGGTCTGTATCGATCAAGGGTTGCTCCGGAGTTGGCGATCAGGGGGTTTGTGGCCTCATGTCTTCGGCTTCTTATGTTCTATCAAAGGTGAAGCTTGAGTCGTTGATGGTGTCTGATCTCTCTCTAGCAACTATCGGGCATTATGGCTTTCAAGTTACTGATCTTGTCCTAAGTGGCCTTCCAAATGTCAGTGAGAAAGGGTTCTGGGTTATGGGTAATGGCCGTGGACTGCAGAAATTGAATTCAATCACAATTGAATGCTGCCAAGGATTGACAGACACAGCGATCGAAGCTGTTGGAAAGGGTTGTCCAAATGTGAAAAACTTCCAGCTTCGTAAATGTGCATATCTGTCGGACAAGGGGTTGGTTTCATTTACCAGGGCTGCTCTATCAATTGAGAGCCTAAAATTGCAGGAGTGCCACAGAATTACCCAAATTGGGCTTTTTGGTGTCTTTTTTCACTGTGCTGCCAAACTGAAGGTTCTCACTCTGATTAGCTGCTATGGAATCAAAGACCTGGACTTGGATTTGCCGGCAATCTCTCCTTCTGAATCATTTTGGTCCTTAACAATCCGTGACTGCCCTGGATTTGGCGACGCCAATCTTGCACTACTTGGAAAACTGTGCCCTCGGCTTAAGCATGTTGAATTGAGTGGACTTCAGAGAGTAACAGACGTAGGGTTTCTTCCACTGCTGGAGTGTTCTGAGACTGGTCTGACAACAGTTAATTTAAGTGGATGTCTAAATGTGACAGACAGAGTAGTTTTGTCTGTTGTGAACTCATATGGATGGACTCTTCAAGTGCTATGTCTTGATGGTTGTACAAGAGTCACCGATGCTAGCATGATGGCAATTGCAGGCAATTGCCCAATGCTCTCTGATCTTGATGTTTCCAAATCTGCAATCACTGATACCGGTATTGCAGCTCTTGCACGCGGAAATCAGATCAGCCTGGAGATACTTTCTTTTTCAGGTTGTGTATCGGTTTCAGACAAGAGCATTCCCGCATTTAAAAAATTGGGCCAATCCCTTGCAGGATTGAATATCAAGCGTTGCAGCGCAATCAGCAACCGGGGAGTCAGCAAGCTTCAGGAACATCTCTGGACGTGTGACATCCTCTACTGA